In the genome of Rhodobium gokarnense, one region contains:
- a CDS encoding aldehyde dehydrogenase family protein yields MLPIFPVEQYIGGEWRKGGGADRTVLSPSDGCLLAVVADADGDDLDRAVAAGKKAQKGWRNAGPGARAAALRKAAERLRAHADELALIDALDSGNPIAGMRFDVTLGATLIDYFAGIATEAKGETIPQRGGRITYVTREPLGVVARLVAFNHPLLFAAAKLAAPLAAGNAVIVKPSEETPLSALRMAEIIGDLFPKGLLSVLTGGADLGAAICAHPGIAAASLIGSVPTGKAVLKGSADTLKRVQLELGGKNALIICPDADVDAAIAGAVKGMNLGWTAGQSCGSTSRVLVHESLKDRVVDGIVRAFEALRLGDPTDEATQMGSLSTSGQYRKVCGYIEQAAAEGATIATGGLPEGLPADGFYVRPTLVTDVTADMRIAREEVFGPVLSVLSWQDEAEMVEIVNGLDVGLTASVWTRDLDTAMRLTDRIEAGYVWVNDSSDHYLGVPFGGVKSSGQGREECLEELLAYTEQKTVTIVPSGTA; encoded by the coding sequence GTGCTGCCGATTTTTCCGGTGGAGCAATATATCGGCGGCGAATGGCGTAAAGGCGGCGGTGCAGACCGCACGGTCCTGTCACCCAGCGACGGATGCCTGCTGGCCGTCGTCGCCGATGCCGATGGCGACGATCTCGATCGCGCCGTCGCGGCCGGCAAGAAAGCCCAGAAAGGCTGGCGCAACGCGGGCCCCGGCGCCCGTGCGGCGGCGCTGCGCAAGGCCGCCGAGCGCCTGCGCGCCCATGCCGACGAGCTTGCGCTGATCGATGCGCTGGACAGCGGCAATCCGATCGCCGGCATGCGCTTCGACGTCACGCTGGGCGCGACCCTCATCGACTATTTCGCCGGCATCGCGACGGAAGCCAAGGGCGAGACCATCCCCCAGCGCGGCGGCCGCATCACCTATGTGACGCGCGAGCCGCTCGGCGTCGTCGCGCGGCTCGTCGCCTTCAACCATCCGCTCCTGTTCGCCGCCGCAAAGCTGGCGGCCCCGCTCGCCGCCGGCAACGCCGTCATCGTCAAGCCGTCCGAGGAAACGCCGCTCTCCGCCCTCCGGATGGCGGAGATCATCGGCGATCTTTTCCCCAAGGGGCTGCTCTCTGTCCTCACCGGCGGCGCCGATCTCGGAGCCGCGATCTGCGCCCATCCGGGCATCGCGGCGGCGAGCCTGATCGGCAGCGTGCCGACAGGCAAGGCGGTCCTGAAGGGATCGGCCGACACGCTGAAGCGGGTCCAGCTCGAACTCGGCGGCAAGAACGCCCTCATCATCTGTCCCGATGCCGATGTGGACGCCGCGATTGCCGGCGCCGTCAAGGGCATGAACCTCGGCTGGACCGCCGGCCAGTCCTGCGGCTCGACCAGCCGTGTCCTCGTCCATGAGAGCCTCAAGGATCGCGTCGTCGACGGCATCGTCCGCGCCTTCGAGGCACTCCGGCTAGGCGATCCGACGGACGAGGCAACCCAGATGGGCAGCCTGTCGACAAGCGGCCAGTACCGAAAAGTCTGCGGCTACATCGAACAGGCCGCCGCCGAAGGCGCGACGATCGCGACCGGCGGCCTGCCCGAGGGCCTGCCCGCGGACGGCTTTTACGTCCGCCCGACGCTCGTCACGGACGTGACGGCGGATATGAGAATTGCACGTGAAGAGGTCTTCGGTCCGGTTCTGTCCGTCCTCTCCTGGCAGGACGAGGCCGAGATGGTCGAGATCGTCAACGGTCTCGACGTCGGTCTCACCGCATCGGTGTGGACACGGGACCTCGACACGGCAATGCGCCTGACGGATCGCATCGAGGCGGGCTACGTCTGGGTCAACGATTCCAGCGACCACTATCTCGGTGTGCCGTTCGGCGGCGTGAAGAGCTCGGGCCAGGGGCGCGAAGAATGCCTGGAGGAGCTGCTCGCCTACACCGAACAGAAAACGGTCACGATCGTGCCGTCGGGAACAGCCTGA
- a CDS encoding Rieske 2Fe-2S domain-containing protein: protein MLTREENDFLTKVEGDAPMGTLMRQHWVPVCLIEEVEEPDGTPILVEAIGRRYVCFRDTDGRVGLLDELCPHRKASLVFGRNEECGLRCLYHGWKFDVDGNCVSMASEPEGSPMHGTVKHRSYPVRECAGFIWAWLDTEKEAPEFERPPFSPDDATTVSILKIRIPANWAQITEGQIDSAHSSSLHSSDMVPARVPGAAADDESWYRPSTDKSPRMQAEKTSYGFHYAAIRKPMKKAATHNYLRITEYVAPFISLIPPNSSYNVATVIVPINDETSQFHFIAWGGVNCPTTEQWRKFAYARKGVDVDERWVPKRTMENNFLQDRQAMKLGDFTGIQGIPNQDIAMWVSMGARVDRSTDLLGSSDLAIVEFRRLMSDAARRVGDGEPAIGTTEPRVPQVTISSKEGVYSKETDWRTLGVDESNANAAE from the coding sequence ATGTTGACGAGGGAAGAGAACGATTTCCTGACCAAGGTCGAGGGCGACGCGCCGATGGGCACGCTGATGCGCCAGCATTGGGTGCCGGTGTGTCTCATCGAAGAGGTCGAGGAGCCGGACGGCACGCCGATTCTGGTCGAGGCCATCGGCCGGCGCTATGTCTGCTTCCGCGATACCGACGGGCGCGTCGGTCTGCTCGACGAGCTCTGCCCGCACCGCAAGGCGTCGCTCGTCTTCGGCCGCAACGAGGAATGCGGCCTGCGCTGCCTCTATCACGGCTGGAAATTCGACGTCGACGGCAACTGCGTGTCCATGGCCTCCGAGCCGGAAGGCTCGCCGATGCACGGCACGGTCAAGCACCGGTCCTATCCGGTCAGGGAATGCGCCGGCTTCATCTGGGCCTGGCTCGACACCGAGAAAGAGGCGCCGGAGTTCGAGCGCCCGCCCTTCTCGCCCGACGACGCGACCACCGTCTCGATCCTGAAGATCCGCATCCCGGCCAACTGGGCGCAGATCACCGAGGGCCAGATCGACAGTGCCCACTCCTCGTCCCTGCACTCCTCCGACATGGTCCCGGCCCGGGTCCCCGGCGCCGCCGCGGACGATGAATCCTGGTACCGCCCGTCGACCGACAAGTCGCCGCGCATGCAGGCGGAAAAGACCTCCTACGGCTTCCACTACGCAGCGATCAGAAAGCCGATGAAGAAGGCCGCCACCCACAACTATCTGCGGATCACCGAATATGTGGCGCCGTTCATCTCGCTCATTCCACCGAACAGCTCCTACAACGTCGCCACGGTAATCGTGCCGATCAACGACGAGACCAGCCAGTTCCACTTCATCGCCTGGGGCGGCGTGAACTGCCCGACGACCGAGCAGTGGCGCAAATTCGCCTATGCCCGCAAGGGCGTCGACGTCGACGAGCGCTGGGTGCCGAAGCGGACCATGGAGAACAACTTCCTGCAGGACCGCCAGGCCATGAAGCTCGGCGACTTCACCGGCATCCAGGGCATTCCGAACCAGGACATCGCCATGTGGGTGTCGATGGGCGCCCGCGTCGACCGCTCCACCGATCTCCTCGGGTCCTCGGACCTTGCCATCGTGGAGTTCCGGCGCCTGATGAGCGATGCGGCCCGCCGCGTCGGCGACGGCGAGCCTGCGATCGGAACGACCGAGCCGCGCGTGCCCCAGGTGACGATCTCCTCCAAGGAGGGCGTCTACTCCAAGGAGACCGACTGGCGCACGCTCGGGGTCGACGAAAGCAACGCCAACGCCGCCGAATAG
- a CDS encoding PDR/VanB family oxidoreductase, which translates to METSTQRLEMRIKARRKLTPEIEEFTLVPEGDTALPSFTPGAHITVETPDGAMRRYSLINDGQNPQEYVIAIKREANSRGGSSSMHEKAVEGTTLTVEAPENEFELVDAKKYLLIAGGIGITPILAMARHLCANGKPFEVIYCSRTAEDAAYLDEISAFEHATTHHDQGDLELLFDFWDRLEKPANEHVYCCGPAALMEEIKGLTGHWPDGHVHFEDFNPVDVVRADDVPFKVTLAQSGKTVEVPADRSILEALRDAGLHTVSSCESGTCGTCKCGLIDGEVDHRDHVLMDEEKSDHIMICVSRAKSGDLTIDL; encoded by the coding sequence TTGGAAACGTCCACACAGCGATTGGAAATGCGCATCAAGGCGCGCCGCAAGCTGACACCCGAAATCGAGGAGTTTACGCTGGTCCCGGAAGGGGACACGGCGCTGCCGTCGTTTACCCCCGGCGCCCATATCACGGTCGAGACTCCCGACGGCGCGATGCGGCGCTATTCCCTCATCAATGATGGCCAGAATCCGCAGGAATACGTGATCGCGATCAAGCGCGAGGCGAACTCGCGCGGCGGCTCGTCCTCGATGCACGAAAAGGCTGTTGAGGGCACGACGCTGACCGTCGAGGCGCCGGAGAACGAGTTCGAACTCGTCGACGCTAAAAAATACCTTCTGATCGCCGGCGGCATCGGCATCACGCCGATCCTGGCGATGGCCCGGCACCTATGCGCAAACGGGAAACCGTTCGAGGTGATCTACTGCAGCCGGACAGCGGAAGACGCCGCCTATCTCGACGAGATATCAGCGTTCGAGCATGCGACGACCCATCACGACCAGGGCGATCTGGAGCTCTTGTTCGATTTCTGGGACCGGCTGGAAAAACCCGCCAACGAGCATGTCTATTGCTGCGGTCCGGCCGCCCTGATGGAAGAGATCAAGGGGCTGACCGGCCACTGGCCGGACGGCCATGTGCATTTCGAGGATTTCAATCCGGTCGATGTGGTGCGCGCCGACGACGTGCCGTTCAAGGTGACGCTGGCGCAGTCCGGAAAGACCGTCGAGGTCCCGGCCGACCGGTCGATCCTGGAAGCGCTGCGCGACGCGGGCCTCCATACCGTCAGCTCCTGCGAGAGCGGCACCTGCGGCACCTGCAAATGCGGGCTTATCGACGGCGAGGTCGATCACCGCGACCACGTCCTGATGGACGAGGAAAAGTCCGACCACATCATGATCTGCGTGTCGCGGGCCAAGAGCGGGGACCTGACCATTGACCTGTGA
- a CDS encoding Gfo/Idh/MocA family protein — protein MTCDPVRLGVAGLGRGFMLTLPSILADKHVRLVAAAAPRAESREAFVAEFGGRAYATIEELAADPDVEAVYIATPHQMHREHAEILAAGGKHLLVEKPLAISLDDATAIVDAAARAGVRLVTGPSHSFDQPVLAARRLIDEGRFGRVRMIHALNYTDFLCRPRRPEELSTELGGGVVFSQAVHQVDVVRVLMGGEALTVSAMTGAWDPARPTEGAYAALIRFDGGRFANLVYSGYAHFDSDTWQDDIGELGAVKDPAKYGAARRALATVSSPEEEAALKSGRTFGAVDVPPAAPHAEHFGPVIVSCDRADLRLTAKGIEVWGDTERSFIAAPADPSPRAEVLKGLYDAVRGNNPPIQSGGWGRASLELCHAILESATTGGPVQLQHQS, from the coding sequence TTGACCTGTGATCCCGTCCGCCTCGGGGTCGCCGGCCTGGGGCGCGGGTTCATGCTGACCCTGCCGAGCATCCTGGCGGACAAGCATGTCAGGCTCGTCGCCGCAGCAGCCCCGCGTGCGGAATCCCGCGAGGCGTTCGTCGCCGAGTTCGGCGGCCGCGCCTACGCCACCATTGAAGAATTGGCTGCGGATCCCGACGTGGAAGCGGTCTATATCGCGACGCCGCACCAGATGCACCGCGAGCATGCGGAGATTCTGGCTGCCGGCGGCAAGCACCTGCTCGTGGAAAAGCCGCTCGCGATTTCCCTGGACGACGCCACGGCGATCGTCGATGCCGCCGCGCGGGCCGGGGTTCGGCTCGTCACCGGTCCGAGCCACAGTTTCGATCAGCCCGTTCTTGCCGCAAGGCGGCTCATCGACGAGGGCCGGTTCGGCCGCGTGCGGATGATCCATGCCCTAAACTACACCGATTTCCTCTGCAGGCCGCGCCGGCCGGAGGAGCTGTCGACGGAGCTCGGCGGCGGCGTCGTCTTCAGCCAGGCGGTGCACCAGGTCGACGTCGTCCGTGTGCTGATGGGCGGGGAGGCGCTCACCGTCTCGGCGATGACCGGGGCCTGGGACCCGGCGCGCCCGACCGAGGGCGCCTATGCCGCGCTGATCCGGTTCGATGGCGGACGCTTCGCCAATCTCGTCTATTCCGGCTACGCCCATTTCGACAGCGATACCTGGCAGGACGACATCGGCGAACTCGGCGCGGTCAAGGACCCGGCGAAATACGGCGCCGCGCGCCGCGCCCTTGCCACCGTTTCCTCGCCCGAAGAGGAGGCCGCCCTCAAGTCCGGGCGCACCTTCGGCGCCGTCGATGTGCCGCCGGCAGCGCCCCATGCGGAGCATTTCGGACCCGTCATCGTCAGTTGCGACCGGGCGGACCTCCGCCTCACGGCCAAGGGCATCGAGGTCTGGGGCGATACCGAACGCTCGTTCATCGCCGCGCCCGCCGACCCGTCGCCGCGCGCGGAGGTCCTGAAAGGGCTCTATGACGCGGTGCGCGGCAACAATCCACCCATCCAGTCCGGCGGATGGGGCAGGGCGAGCCTTGAGCTCTGCCACGCCATCCTGGAAAGCGCCACGACGGGCGGTCCCGTCCAGCTGCAACATCAATCCTGA
- a CDS encoding ABC transporter substrate-binding protein produces the protein MGKLRLSIAMGDYDRTRPIHDGRVQIDGVEPVTMLLSPEEMFFRAFRHEAFDISELSFSSYCVRHSKGESPYVAVPVFLSRAFRHSSVYIRTDRGIDAPADLKGRRIGIAEWQLTANVWVRGILEDYGVKQSDITWVRGGMHTAGRPEKIPVNVPDDVTIEAAPDGATLDGMLRAGDIDGFIGPRSLRCFDEGHPNVGRLFHDGFKAASEHFERTGVFPIMHLLGIKKAIAEENPWLPGALLKAFSQAKAMAETALQDTSATKVTMPFVEDTLAAARRLIGPQIWTYGVPGNEKVLDAFLDLHHRQGLSERRLAVEEIFHPAAYEAYSL, from the coding sequence ATGGGAAAGCTTCGACTATCGATCGCCATGGGGGACTACGACCGGACCCGGCCGATCCATGACGGACGGGTGCAGATCGACGGCGTCGAGCCGGTGACCATGCTGCTGTCACCGGAGGAAATGTTCTTTCGCGCCTTCCGCCACGAGGCCTTCGATATCAGCGAGCTGTCGTTCTCGTCCTATTGCGTGAGGCATTCCAAGGGCGAGAGCCCCTATGTCGCCGTGCCCGTGTTCCTGTCCCGGGCGTTCCGGCACTCCTCGGTCTATATCCGCACCGACCGCGGCATCGACGCGCCGGCCGACCTGAAGGGCCGGCGGATCGGCATTGCCGAATGGCAACTGACCGCCAATGTCTGGGTCCGCGGCATCCTTGAGGACTATGGCGTCAAGCAATCAGACATCACCTGGGTGCGCGGCGGCATGCACACGGCAGGGCGGCCGGAAAAGATCCCCGTCAACGTGCCCGACGACGTGACGATCGAGGCGGCACCGGACGGCGCGACGCTCGACGGCATGCTGCGCGCGGGCGATATCGATGGCTTTATCGGCCCGCGCTCGCTGCGCTGCTTCGACGAGGGACATCCGAATGTCGGGCGCCTGTTCCATGACGGCTTCAAGGCGGCCTCGGAGCATTTCGAGCGCACAGGGGTCTTTCCGATCATGCACCTCCTCGGCATCAAGAAGGCGATCGCGGAGGAGAATCCGTGGTTGCCGGGCGCGCTCCTGAAGGCTTTTTCCCAGGCAAAGGCGATGGCCGAGACGGCGCTGCAGGACACCTCGGCCACCAAGGTGACGATGCCCTTCGTGGAAGACACGCTGGCCGCCGCGCGCCGGCTGATCGGGCCGCAGATCTGGACCTATGGCGTTCCCGGCAACGAAAAGGTGCTCGACGCCTTCCTCGACCTGCACCACCGGCAGGGCCTGTCGGAACGCCGCCTTGCCGTGGAGGAGATCTTCCACCCGGCCGCCTACGAAGCCTACAGCCTTTAG
- a CDS encoding MarR family winged helix-turn-helix transcriptional regulator: protein MPNEEPEAEPAAGHARSYDDERVAHLVRLCARGFNRSLARRLATHGITFGHWIYLRILWKEEGLTQRDLSLAANLTEPTTHTALSKLEKLGLVERRSMAPNKRRQCTFLTERGRALQEVLEPLAVEANDVALSGIPAARREQLRLDLITILGNLDADEDEAEARGMRVPATRASFLE from the coding sequence ATGCCGAACGAGGAGCCCGAAGCCGAGCCGGCTGCGGGCCACGCCCGATCGTATGACGACGAGCGCGTCGCCCATCTGGTGCGGCTCTGCGCCCGCGGCTTCAACCGGTCGCTGGCGCGCCGGCTGGCGACCCACGGCATCACCTTCGGCCACTGGATATATCTGCGCATCCTGTGGAAAGAGGAGGGCCTGACCCAGCGCGACCTCAGCCTCGCCGCCAACCTGACCGAACCGACCACCCACACCGCGCTCAGCAAGCTGGAAAAGCTGGGCCTCGTGGAGCGCCGGTCGATGGCCCCGAACAAGCGCCGCCAGTGCACGTTCCTGACCGAGCGCGGGCGCGCCCTGCAGGAGGTGCTGGAACCGCTCGCCGTCGAAGCCAACGACGTGGCGCTGTCCGGCATTCCGGCCGCGCGGCGCGAACAGCTCCGCCTCGACCTGATCACCATCCTCGGCAATCTCGACGCCGACGAGGACGAAGCCGAAGCGCGCGGCATGCGCGTCCCCGCGACCCGGGCCAGCTTTCTGGAATAG
- a CDS encoding thiamine pyrophosphate-binding protein: MATEIGSLWGSDALAAMLRRLDVGYVALNPGSSFRGLHDSLVNYLGNADPKMLLCLHEENAVALAHGWAKVTGKPMAVVLHANVGLMHATMAIYNAWCDRVPMVILGAGGPVDADLRRPWIDWIHTSRDQAAIVRPYVKWDDQPASLNASLRSMAQASVVTRTAPQAPTYVCFDVTVQETRLDDLPELPDPAAFAVPDAPIPAPGQIDDFRARLESAKNPVFLMGRMSRSDTDWAARVALAERFDAKVLTDIKTGAVFPTDHPLHVGPPSFFLSGPQAEALRNADLIVAFDWVDVAGAIKQAGAGAPVVNVSIDHHLANGWSFDHTGPVGSVLHIAAMPDACVAALATSLGLQPGPVPESLPALAAVPFEASSGPISMRGFAAALGEGLGDELVTLVRLPLGWDASTWHFRHPLDYLGYDGGAGIGSGPGMLVGAALALQDSGRLPVAVLGDGDTMMGISALWTAARYEIPMLAVVCNNRSYFNDEVHQEKVAKARNRPVENKWVGQAITGPDLDFAAMAKAQGLVGIGPVSTPDALAEAVAEGLRLVKEGAAVLIDARVEPAYSEAMAKGMTTDG, encoded by the coding sequence TTGGCGACCGAGATCGGCTCCTTGTGGGGCAGCGATGCCCTGGCCGCAATGCTGCGCCGGCTGGACGTCGGCTATGTGGCGCTGAATCCGGGCTCCAGCTTTCGCGGGCTGCATGACAGCCTCGTCAACTATCTCGGCAACGCCGATCCGAAGATGCTGCTCTGCCTGCACGAGGAAAACGCTGTCGCGCTGGCCCATGGCTGGGCCAAGGTCACCGGAAAGCCGATGGCCGTGGTGCTGCATGCAAATGTCGGCCTCATGCATGCGACGATGGCGATCTACAATGCCTGGTGCGACCGGGTGCCGATGGTCATCCTCGGGGCCGGCGGTCCGGTCGATGCCGATCTGCGGCGCCCGTGGATCGACTGGATCCACACCTCGCGCGACCAGGCGGCCATCGTCCGCCCTTACGTCAAATGGGACGACCAGCCGGCGAGCCTCAACGCCTCCCTCCGGTCGATGGCGCAGGCAAGCGTCGTCACCAGGACCGCGCCCCAGGCGCCGACCTATGTGTGCTTCGACGTCACCGTCCAGGAGACGCGGCTCGACGACCTGCCGGAGTTGCCGGACCCGGCCGCTTTTGCCGTGCCCGATGCGCCGATTCCGGCGCCGGGCCAGATCGACGATTTCAGGGCGCGGCTGGAGAGCGCCAAGAATCCCGTCTTCCTGATGGGCCGGATGTCCCGCTCGGACACCGACTGGGCGGCGCGGGTCGCGCTTGCCGAGCGTTTCGACGCGAAAGTGCTGACCGATATCAAGACCGGCGCGGTATTTCCGACCGACCATCCGCTCCATGTCGGCCCGCCATCCTTCTTCCTCTCCGGGCCGCAGGCGGAGGCCTTGCGCAATGCCGACCTCATCGTCGCCTTCGACTGGGTCGACGTCGCCGGGGCGATCAAGCAGGCCGGCGCCGGGGCCCCCGTCGTCAACGTCTCCATCGACCATCACCTGGCGAATGGCTGGTCGTTCGACCATACCGGGCCGGTCGGCTCCGTGCTCCACATTGCCGCCATGCCCGATGCCTGCGTTGCTGCTTTGGCGACGTCGCTGGGGCTGCAGCCGGGACCCGTGCCGGAATCGCTGCCAGCGCTTGCCGCCGTGCCGTTCGAGGCGAGCTCCGGGCCGATCTCCATGCGCGGCTTTGCGGCGGCCCTCGGCGAGGGGCTCGGCGACGAGCTTGTCACGCTGGTGCGCCTGCCGCTCGGCTGGGACGCCTCGACCTGGCACTTCCGCCATCCGCTCGACTATCTCGGCTATGACGGCGGCGCCGGCATTGGGTCCGGTCCCGGCATGCTGGTCGGTGCTGCGCTCGCGCTCCAAGATAGCGGCCGCCTGCCGGTCGCGGTCCTTGGCGACGGCGACACGATGATGGGGATTTCGGCGCTGTGGACGGCGGCGCGCTACGAGATCCCGATGCTCGCCGTCGTCTGCAACAACCGGTCCTACTTCAACGACGAGGTCCACCAGGAAAAGGTCGCCAAGGCCCGCAACCGCCCCGTGGAGAACAAATGGGTCGGCCAGGCGATCACCGGCCCGGACCTCGACTTTGCGGCGATGGCGAAGGCGCAAGGGCTCGTCGGCATCGGCCCGGTGTCCACGCCCGACGCGCTAGCCGAGGCGGTCGCCGAAGGGCTCCGGCTGGTGAAGGAGGGCGCCGCAGTGCTCATCGATGCCCGGGTCGAGCCCGCCTATTCGGAGGCGATGGCCAAGGGCATGACGACCGACGGTTGA
- a CDS encoding LysR family transcriptional regulator, translating into MARTGTNRSGEMEVFVQVVERGGFSHAARQLGLTQSAVSKLVSRLEARLGARLFNRSTRRLDLTAEGCAFYERAAAILADMDEAERQARRGEQPVGRLRLNTSASYAVHVLEPILPAFVEQYPEIVLDLVLTDTVIDLLAERTDVVVRAGPLKDSRLVARKLGETPMWIVASPDYLKRAGTPHTIADLDRHRRIGFGYPREIEGWRFESDGEPVHASPAVAIQASDGETMRRLALQGLGLARLAAFTVRDDIAAGRLEPVLEDLAADDREAFHAVYTGQGGPLPARVRALLDFLAEHGSVS; encoded by the coding sequence ATGGCGCGCACCGGCACCAATCGCAGCGGTGAGATGGAGGTCTTCGTCCAGGTCGTCGAACGGGGCGGGTTCTCCCATGCCGCACGGCAATTGGGCCTGACCCAATCGGCGGTCAGCAAGCTGGTGTCCCGGCTGGAAGCCCGGCTCGGCGCCCGACTCTTCAACCGCTCCACCCGCCGGCTGGATCTCACCGCTGAGGGCTGCGCCTTCTACGAGCGCGCCGCCGCGATCCTTGCCGATATGGACGAGGCCGAGCGCCAGGCCCGCCGCGGCGAACAGCCGGTCGGCCGCCTCAGGCTCAACACCAGCGCGTCCTACGCCGTCCATGTGCTGGAGCCGATCCTGCCGGCATTCGTCGAGCAATATCCCGAGATCGTCCTCGACCTCGTCCTGACCGATACGGTGATCGACCTCTTGGCCGAGCGCACCGACGTCGTCGTCCGGGCCGGGCCGCTGAAGGACTCACGGCTGGTGGCGCGCAAGCTCGGTGAGACGCCGATGTGGATCGTTGCCTCCCCGGACTACCTGAAACGGGCCGGCACGCCGCACACCATCGCCGACCTCGACCGGCACCGGCGGATTGGCTTCGGCTATCCGCGCGAGATCGAGGGCTGGCGGTTCGAAAGCGACGGCGAGCCGGTTCACGCCTCGCCCGCCGTTGCCATCCAGGCAAGCGACGGCGAGACCATGCGCCGGCTGGCGCTGCAGGGGCTGGGCCTCGCCCGCCTTGCCGCCTTCACGGTGCGGGACGACATCGCCGCCGGGCGTCTCGAACCGGTCCTTGAAGACCTTGCCGCGGACGACCGGGAGGCCTTCCATGCCGTCTACACCGGCCAGGGCGGGCCGCTTCCGGCGCGCGTCAGGGCGTTGCTGGATTTCCTCGCCGAGCACGGGTCCGTCTCCTGA
- a CDS encoding MFS transporter — translation MPLALYALAAGAFGIGVTEFVIMGLLLEVSRDLGVSLAAAGLLISGYALGVVVGAPVLTILTASWNRKQVLVGLMVIFIAGNAACALAPTYGLLMAARVLTALTHGTYFGVGSVLAGGLVGRDRQASAIAIMFTGLTLANILGVPAGTWLGQQFGWRATFWAVTAVGVAALAILVLLVPADRSKPAPSNWKSDLKAVSRAPVVLGFATTVLGFAGVFALFTYIAPLLTEIGGFADGAVSPILLVFGGGLVAGNLLGGRLADRRLKAAVIGSMAALAAVLVAMAVGMENRIAAVALTGLLGAAGFATVPPLQAFVLSKATGAGESLASSLNIAAFNLGNALGAWAGGIVISDGPGLAALPLAAAAFPALAIVVALAAMAFERRRAAAPDPIQSTAC, via the coding sequence ATGCCCCTTGCCCTTTACGCGCTGGCGGCCGGTGCCTTCGGCATCGGCGTCACCGAATTCGTCATCATGGGCCTCCTCCTGGAGGTCAGCCGCGATCTCGGCGTCTCGCTCGCTGCCGCCGGCCTGCTCATTTCCGGCTATGCGCTGGGGGTCGTCGTCGGCGCGCCGGTGCTGACCATTCTCACCGCGAGCTGGAACCGCAAGCAGGTGCTGGTCGGCCTGATGGTCATCTTCATCGCCGGCAATGCGGCCTGTGCCCTGGCGCCGACCTACGGCCTGCTGATGGCCGCGCGGGTTCTGACGGCGCTGACCCACGGCACCTATTTCGGCGTCGGCTCGGTCCTTGCCGGCGGCCTTGTCGGCAGGGACCGGCAGGCCTCGGCGATAGCCATCATGTTCACCGGGCTGACGCTCGCAAACATTCTCGGCGTGCCCGCCGGCACCTGGCTCGGCCAGCAATTCGGCTGGCGCGCGACCTTCTGGGCGGTGACGGCGGTGGGCGTTGCCGCGCTCGCCATCCTCGTCCTCCTGGTGCCGGCGGACCGGTCGAAGCCGGCGCCGTCGAACTGGAAGAGCGACCTCAAGGCCGTGTCCCGGGCGCCGGTCGTTCTCGGTTTTGCGACGACGGTTCTCGGCTTTGCCGGCGTCTTTGCCCTCTTCACCTATATCGCGCCTCTCTTGACCGAGATCGGCGGCTTTGCCGACGGCGCCGTCTCGCCGATTCTTCTGGTCTTCGGCGGCGGGCTCGTCGCCGGCAACCTCCTTGGCGGCAGGCTGGCGGATCGGCGGCTGAAAGCCGCGGTGATCGGCAGCATGGCGGCGCTTGCGGCGGTGCTCGTTGCCATGGCGGTGGGGATGGAGAACCGCATCGCGGCGGTTGCGCTGACGGGCCTGCTGGGGGCTGCGGGCTTTGCCACCGTGCCGCCGCTGCAGGCCTTCGTCCTCTCCAAGGCCACGGGCGCGGGCGAGAGCCTTGCCTCCAGCCTCAACATCGCCGCGTTCAACCTTGGCAACGCGCTCGGCGCCTGGGCCGGCGGCATCGTCATTTCCGACGGTCCGGGCCTTGCCGCCCTGCCGCTTGCCGCCGCCGCCTTTCCCGCGCTCGCCATCGTCGTCGCGCTTGCCGCGATGGCCTTCGAGCGGCGGCGCGCCGCTGCTCCCGATCCCATCCAATCCACAGCCTGTTAG